The Balaenoptera ricei isolate mBalRic1 chromosome 9, mBalRic1.hap2, whole genome shotgun sequence genome segment aaaatttattttatttaatttgtttatttttggctgcgttgggtctttgttgctgcacacaggctttctctagttgcggtgagcgggggctactcttcgttgcgatgcgcaggcttcttattgcggtggcttctcttgttgcagagcacgggctctaggtgcacaggcttcagtagttgtggcttgcgggctctagagcacaggctcagttgctccacggcatgtgggatcttcctggaacagggcttgaacccatgtccccagcattagCAATgctgattcccaaccactgcaccaccagggaagccccgatggcAGTGGTTTTATTCACTGACATGAGGAAGGCTTGGGAGAGAGCAGGTTTTGGCCacattaagtttgagatgcttattaaacatttatatggaaatataaagtagataattGAGTATGCGAGGCTGGAATTCCAGTGAAGATCAGGACTGGATTCACACATTTGGCGTCATTGTATAAATGACATTTAAACCACAGGGCTAGTTGGGATCATCTAGGGAGAATACGTCAATAGGACAGGACACCCCAGCTGTCCCCAGGACACCCCAACAGTTAGGGTCAAGCTAAGAAGACTGAGGCCAGTAGGGTAGGAGAAAGTACAGCCCTGTGCTGATCCAGTGTTGAGTTTTGAGTTATCACAATCCTTGGGCTTGGAGAATCCAGTCTGattttcccacattttaaaaaccaaacagtattatttgcaaatgattttctTTACAGGATGTCCAGATCCTAACTCCAGAGATTAGGATTTAGCAGGTCCAGGCTCAGGCCCAGGAATCTACGTTTTTAACAAGTACTTCAGGTCCTGCTAATGCTGGTGGTAACTAGGTCACTTCGAGAAACACTGATCCAAGGGCTGAGCCATAGGTGACACCACTGCAGGGTATCTGATGCATCTTCTAAAATCCCTCCACTACTTTGTAACAACCCCTCTTCCTTTCAGGCTGATGTCATTAGACACATTACTCTCCATCTCTTCATAATCACTGTCATTTAACAGCCTCCTGGTTTCTTCATTACATTGATCAAGAAAGAATgtgggcgggacttccctggtggcacagtggtaaagaatcctccttccaatgcaggaggcccgggttcgatccctggtcagggaactagatcccacatgcatgctgcaattaagagttcgaatgccacaactaagaaactggtgagccacaactaaggagcccgcaagctgcaactaaggagtccgcctgctgcaactaagatgtgtcacaaccaaataaataaataaaatattagaaggaATGTGGGCACCTCAGTAATTAGTTCCTTAGATGTGCAGAGTCTAATCAGAAAAGTTTAGTCATCTGGGTTCCCTCCTTGACCCCCTCTGACTGCTTTTTATTCTACTCACATTGTTCTCATAATGATCCCTTTTGAATACTTTCTGCCTGGATCCTCATCATCCCCAGCCTCTCTGTTTCCTTTAATTTTGTGAAATATTGTCGGGAACATTTAACAGTTATTCATGTAATTTCAAgggtttccatttttttaatgtaacattgATCTCATGTCTCCAGGAATCAAGGTCAGCCatgaaactaaaattaaaattaaaaattaaaaactgaaattgtTTTTAGTTAAGTACTCAGGAAACCCAGACTGAGTCTGTGTGGACTCTCTCTGCAGGCTGTATTTCTTCAAAGCCAGATTTGATCACCTGGATGGAACAAGGAAGAATGCTGTTAATCAGAGACCAAGGACACTTAGAGAAAACACAAATGACACTTGGCCTTTCTGGTGAGTAGATGGATTTGAGGGCCTGGCTCATTTATTCTCCTAGCCTTGTTTGCTAATCTTTCTGCAGAGTCAGCAGGACATAGTgaataagaaatattattttgatggagaatgttatttttttttcactcaagttGGTAGCAAATATAAGAATGTCTTACttttataaagaaggaaattgtatatatttcattaaaaaaaaaaaaaacagaaaatgagaacTGCCTTTAAGAGAACAGTAAAGGATCCACTTGTCCAGTCCTGAGGAAAAACCGTCTTCCCCATCACATCATCATGTCCATTTGTGTACAGAGAAATGAGAAGCCTTCCAATTttgtacaatatatttttttattgttcagATTTTTAGAACTTGggatttttttattccttttgaagGATTACTTTTTAATTCCTTGTATCATaaggaacacattttaaatatattaatactttAAGTATTTAAGAGAATGTGCCATTTTTTAGAGTATGTTAATGCTTTACTAAATGGAGATCTACTAAGTCTCTGGGTATCAAGGACTCTCCTGAAAAAGAGGGAATTTAAACCCAGGGAGTGTGTGACTAGCTCCATCAGAGGATAAAAGAATTCCCCAGGGCTTCATTTCACTGCTACCACCTATTAATTCACTCATCTAATCAGTATTGTCCCTACCATGTTCATAGGACTATGTCACGTATTACATAGGCCAGGGGTtgggagaaatatatatatatatatcttttcccaCTCTAAgagtttattgtctgtcttacTGACCTACTGACATGGCAGTTAGGTTAGTCAATTATATTGAACTATTGGATTAGTCAACTATAAAATAAGACTgtatacaacttataaatagtAAGTGGCAATGATAATAAAGCACTATAGGGATTTAGAggagaaagcagaggagagacaGCAATATCCCAGGAGGACTTCTAAAGGAATTAGGATTTAAATAGCATAGAATGGGCATATTTGGTAAGGCAAAGAAGATTCAACAGGGGTCATACATGAGCTGAGGCTTAGAGGTGGGAACAAGCCTGTTATATTTAGAAAATGGAAGGCGCTGAGTATAGCTGAATGTTATTTGTGGGACATAGTGGAAGATGGGGGGGATGGCAGTGGTGGCACATAATTGGTATCAGAGACCAAAAATGCCATGGTGGGAGTTTAATTTCATCCTTCAGAAAGGGCCTGGAAAGGTTTTTGAGTACCAAAGAATGAACAACGTTGGTGGCTGTCCCTAAAAACAAATGTTTCCTTTGTACCAGGTGGTACTCACCCAGTAACACAACTACTCCCCTGCCTGGGATAAACAGTAAGTGATGAGAAATAGGATTCAAGGAGACAGGCAAGTATGCTCTTCTCATGGTCCAGGCAAAAGCTGTGGGTGCTAACTTAGTAAATGATGTCATCTAGTTGGAAACATCTGTGTTGTTGTTGAGATGACCTCAGAGCAGAATCAGAGTCCTGCTCTGGGGCAAGCCTGATAGGTGAGGCTTGCTCCCAGGttaagagatttaaaaaaggAGAGCTATGTGACCCACTGCAACAGGATGAGGGAGAAAAAGGTGTTCTGGAATATAGCAGCTCAGGTGATTGTTGGGAATTGTCCTCTCCAGGTGTGGCGGGTGAGAATAAGGTGCCAGCTcagctccctctgttccctgtcATCATGGCTTTTACTTTGGGAACAGCAGTGATTTTCTTATAATTCGGAGTTCCTTGGGAAAGGGAATTATTTCCACAGTGTTCTTTGTGAATTCAGTAAATTGCCATTTGACATTCCTAAGAAAGATACTTCCTATTAGCATTTCTTCAGAAAACTTTTCCTGAAATCTGTGGTGGAAGGGTGCAAGAATATGACCCGAAGCCTTCCTACTTAAATATTGTGCTATTTATTTCacagatttaaagaaatattataatgaAATGGTCAGATTCTCAGagtaactcatttttattttcttccaagttcTGCTTAGCCTCTGAGGGTCCTCATAGGCTCACAAAATGTATTTGCCTGCCATTTTTTTCACGCTAAGCCTTTTGTTAACAAATGATGAAAGGATTTGCACATCCAAGTTAAACTTCAATATAATTCACCTgtggcaggcagattcacaaAGTCATGGGGACAACGGGAGTCCCTTTCCCACGTTGTCAGTGATGTGTAGATAGTCCTTGACCCCGCAGACCCATCACTGATGAGGGTGGGCCTTTTTGTCTCTCCAGGTGACCAGGGAACTCTCCGGGCAAAAGAGGAGGAATGCCATTTAAATGGTCTCCAAGAGCAGGGCTTCTGTGCTCCCTTAtccaaggaggaaagaaagattttATCAGATCAAAGAGCCGCCTTACAACACCCAAGTCTCCAAGAAACAGAGATTCTAAATAAAAACCTCGACATCACAGCATCTAATCAGGACAAGAATGATCCACGGCATAAGCCAATGGGAACCCCAGATCACCTGGAAGTTCCACCAGGGCTGAGACTTTATTCCTGCTTTGTCTGTAGGAAGGTCTTCCAGATAAAGAGAGACTTTGTGAAGCACAAAAGGAACCACCGCGAGAGCCAGTCCTGTCAATATCCGAAGCACAAAAACAAGTCCAGGGGGAAGGCGGAGCTCAGGTGGCCCCGGCCGGTCCCGTGTAAGCAGCAGCCTTTCCGGCGCGGCGCGCGCGAGCAAAGCGGCTGTGTCAGGGGCAGCCTGGCCCTGCACCAGGTGGCTCGCCCGGGCCCCGAGTGTGGCAGGCCCTTCCGGTCCAAAGCCGCCCTGAACAAGCATGTGTGTTCGCCCAAAGGGGAGAGGCCGTTTTCCTGCCGGGAGTGTGGCCGGGGGTTCACCCAGCAGGACGAGCTGGCCGAGCACCTGCGGGTGCACAGCGGAAGGACGCCCTTCCAGGGTCCGCAGGGCGGCAGAGGCCCCTCGGGGGAGGCGGCCGCGAGGGCCCACGAGCGGGCACACCGCGGAGAGAAGCCGTTCTCCTGTGACGACTGTGACCGGAAGTTCACCCACCGGAGCAAGCTCACCGAACACGTCCGAGTTCACACGGGGGAGAAGCCCTTCCGGTGTCCCGAGTGCCAGAGAAGCTTCCGCCTCAAGAGCAGCCTGCGGGCCCATCTCTGTCGGCACAGCGGGAGGAAGCCCTTCCGGTGCCCCGAGTGCGGCCGGAGCTTCTGCTGGAGGAATGCCATGAAGGCGCACCAGCGTCTGCACAGCCAGGAGAAGCCCTTCTCCTGCGGGCAGTGCGGCCGGGGGTTCACCCGGCCCTCGAAGCTCGCGCGCCACCGCCGCGTCCACGCCAGGCAGACGGCGTTCCCCTGCGAGCGGTGCGGGAGGACCTTCCCCCGGCGCTCGGGGCTCACGCGGCACCTCCAGGTCCACACCGAGGAGAAGCCCTTCTCCTGCGCCCAGTGCGGCCGGGGCTTCCGCCGCCGCGCGCAGCTCGCCGAGCACCGGCGACTCCACGGCGGGGCTGAGCCCTTCCGGTGCCCCGAGTGCAGCCGGAGCTTCTCCTGGAAGGCCTCCCTGAAGCTGCACCGGCGGCGGCACGCGGGCGAGCGGCCCTTCGCGTGCGGCGAGTGCGGCAAGGCCTACGCTCAGCCGTCCCAGCTCGCCGAGCACGCGAGGGTCCACAGCGGGGAGAAGCCCTTCCGATGCCCCGAGTGCGACAGGGGCTTCCGGCTCAGAGGGAACCTGAAGAGCCACCTGCTCCAGCACAGCGGCCGGAAGCCCTTCCCCTGTGCGACGTGTGGCCGAAGCTTCGCTCAGCGGTACAGGCTCACGGAGCACGTGCGCGTCCACAGCGGCGAGAAGCCCTTCCGGTGCCCCGAGTGCGGCAAGAGCTACTGCCTCCGGGGAAGCTTGAAGGCGCACCTGCACACGCACAGCGGCGAGAAGCCCTTCGGGTGTCCCGAGTGCGGCAAGAGCTTCCTACAGAAGAGAAGCCTGGAGACCCATCTGCACCGTCACCGCGGGGAGAGGCCTTTTTCTTGTGCGCAGTGTGGAAGGGGCTTCACCTACCTGGGGGCGCTCAACACCCACATTGCCGTGCACGCCAGCGAGCAGCCCTTCAGTCTCGAGGTCACTCGACTCCAAAAGCAGTGGCAGCTCTGCGGTGGGGCCAGTGGCTCTGTTGGCTCTGGCTGAGGCAGGACAAAAAACTCACCCAACatgcttcagccacactggccagCACGGAGCAGGCGGTCGTGAGGGCTGCTTGACGAAGGTTCCAGATAATCCAGGGACAGCGTCTAGAGACTGGAGGAAAGCAGGCTTTTGGTGAAAGGCACTAGTCATCCTGAGGTGAGAGTCAGGTTAGAGCTCCTCTTTTagcctttttctcctcttttttgtaATAAAGTTTCTTGTGACAAAAGTTCCTTACATCATGGGTGTTTTagtctgctggggctgccataggAAAAttacacagactgggtggcttaaaccacagaaatttattttcttatagttctacaggctggaagtccaagatcaaggtgccagcaaggttggtgtctggtgagggcctcttttcctggcttgcagatgtcACTTTCCCCGTGTGTCCTCACGTGGCTTTTTTCTGGGCGGGGGTGGGATATCTCTGgtatttcttcctttaataaggacaccagtcctattggattagtaCCCCAACcctgtgacctcatttaaccatAATGAATTAATTTTGGAGAACCTGACCGTATAGCCCTAGACCTGAACAAAGTGAATGAGGAGGCAGAGACTAGGAATGATGCGCTGGTGGAGCCTCctctaaatggaaagaaatgccAAGAATGGGGAAGAAGCGTGCCCCCCACCAAATCCAACAGCCAGCTGTACCTGTGCATTCGCCTGTCTGCCTGGCTCTCCTGAGCCACACCTTGTGCAGCAGTTTCCTCTGTTCTCTGTGAGGTGCTGATGACTTTTAAATCTATAAATCCATGTTCACATTTCCAGCTTCCTCCTGATTATTTCTGACTTCCACAGACATCTCAAACACAAAATGCCCAGAATAATACTCCTCATCAGTACCAGCCCTCACTCTATACCTCTTTTCTTTACAGTCCTCTGTTATTCTCACCTCAAAATTATAACTAATCTCCAGAGCTGTAAACTTGATAATGATCCTAGATTTTCCTACACCCAATCTACTAAATTTCTCCCAAATAAAAGCCCGTCTCTATCTCTGCTGCCACCATTTAAGCTCActtttgaaaaacttttttttttcaagtgtttttCCTAAAAGATTTCCCTGCCTCTGGCTTTTTCCAGTAATACATTATCACTCTTGTGACAAATCGGTTTTTCTAAAATGCAACTCTAATGTTATtctcaaaagatatttttaagaagTTTCCAATTTTGTTATAAGTGAAAActcatttctccgaagaagacaggatggcacatgaaaagatgctcaacattgctaattattaagagaaatgcacatcaaaactatcatgaggtaccacctcacaccagtcagaatggccataatcaaaaagtctacaaataaatgctggagagggtgtggagaaaaagaaaccctcctgcactgttggtgggaatgtaaattggtgcagccactacggagaacagtatagaagttccttaaagaactaaaaatagagttatgtGATCCagggatcccactcctgggcgtatatccagagaacactgtaatttgaaaagatacacgcaccccagtgttcatagcagcactacttacaatagccaagacatggaagccacctaagtgtacatcaacagatgaatggataaagaaaatgtggtatatatacacaatggactgttactcagccataaaaaagaatgaagtaatgccatttgcagcaacattgatggacctagagattatcatgaagtaagtcagacagagaaagacaacatatgatattgcttatatgtggaatctaaaaaatgatacaaatgaacttatttaaaaaacagaaatagactcacagacatagaaaacaaacttacgctTACCaaagggggaggataaattaggagtttgggattaaaatataaaatagataaccaacaaggacctactgtatagcacagggaagtacactaagtatcttgtaataacctataatggaaaagaatattatatatttatattgagatatatatatctgaatcactttgctgtacacctgaaactaacacattgcaAACCaactatttcaataaaattttttaaaaattaaaaataaattagggacttccagtgattgggactctgcacttccactgctggggcggggcatgggttccatccttgttcggggaactaggatcccatgtgcctcgcagtgcagccaaaaaataaataaaaatttaaaaataagtgcaaACTCATTAACATGACATAAAAGAACCTCTGAGCTGAACTGGACCTGCCTTTTCAGCCTAATCTTGTTACCTATTCACAGTATGAATTTCACTCATACCAGATGACTTTCATCTTTCCCAAACGCATCATATCCTCATGACTGCTTCCTCTGGCAtgcctttcctctctcttcttctgaacTTCTTCATATCCACCATTCACTCTCAACACCAGGAACATTTTAGGCACGTGCTCATCTCTTCATAGCATCCTCTAAATACCTCTCTCTAATAGCACTCCCCACATTCAACTGAAGCCTGCCTGCTTCCCCCACAGACTGAACCCCCGGAGGGCATGGATTTGATCTTGGTTTTGCATTTTCTCCAACCAAACCAAGACATTCTCTGGCTTAATGCGTGGATCTGTGATATACCCAACAACACCGTGGTGGAGAAGCACTGAACCGCTGACAGTACTTAATTGTGGATTTGAGGGTCCCAGGAGAGGACACTGCAAAACAGCTGGACAGGAATAGTTAGCTGTGCACACATCTCACACATACACGGAACTGACTCCCCCCATTCAGAATGATCCTGTAAACCAAAACTGCAAAGCCCATGAAGAGATCCAAGTCTGTACAAACCAACAGCAACCAAATCAAGAATTTACTccagataaatttaaaataatagagaAGTCTGCAAAGTATctttaaaacagtattttttcatgtcctttttatgttttaattataaaacactgtctttttaaagtatagttgatgtacaatattatattaatttcaggtatacaacatggtgattaaatattttttaaaaaactttttgatTCACTACAATATAATGAattgtaactttttttaaaaaatttatttatttatttttggctgtgttgggtcttcgtttctgtgcgagggctttctccagttgcggagagcaggggccactcttcatcgcggtgcgtgggcctctcactgtagcggcctctcccgttgcggagcacaggctccagacgcacaggctcagtagttgtggctcacgggcccagttgctctgcagcatgtgggatcttcccagaccagggcgcgaacccgtgtcccctgcattggcaggcggattctcaaccactgcgccaccagggaagccctgaattgtaacattttaaaatattaggaaggacctccctggtgacacagtggttaagaatccgcctgccaatgcaggggatgtgggttggatccctggtccgggaagatcccacacacagtggagcaactaagcctgtgtgctacaactacggagcctgcgctctagagcccaggagccacaactactgagaccgtgagccgcaactactgaaggctgtgtgctgcaactactgaagcccgtgcacctagagcccttgctccgcaacaagagaagccaccgcaatgggaagtcCGCCTGccgccacaaagagtagcccccgctcgccgcaactagagaaagcctgcgggcagcaatgaagacccaacacagcaaaaaaaaaagaaaaggaaatcttggAAACTTTAAAAGTATACTGAAGATCTCGATAGTTTGAAGACAACTCACGATgcaattttagaactgaaaggcATTGACATTTCTATATTTCAAATATGTGAGATGAAGTTAGAATGACAGAGATAAATcatattatgtgtgtatatatgtatattttaaaatacatagtgAAAAAATGAGATTCATGATCAAAAAAAGCTAGGTCAAGGGGAGTTTTTCAGTGAACTTTTCCTCTAGAGATAGGTAGCCAATCCTGGCTCTGATGCTCCCATAGCATTTGTATTTTCCTCTGTTAATAGCAATTATCAAATATTATTTTGACATTGTTTCTGTTTACAAGCCTGTGTCCTCCCCGCAAGATAGCAAATAGTGATGACTTGATTAGTTTATTTAAATGTGTCTTGAAACATTCAAACTATTTAAAGGGTGTAAAGGATGTTCACCTGTGTGCCCTTGGCTCAACTTGAGTCGTAAGGCATTAGTAATACTGATGGAGCACCTGTGTGGCCAGCCCTGTTTTCTGTCATCTCCTCTTCaccactcctcccccaccccagttccCAGTGGTCACCGCTATCCCAAGTTGGGTGTTTATTCCTGAACATTTCATTATCATTTTCCTGCATATGTATTACTACTAAATAATGTGTAGTGTTGTTTTATATGTCCTAAAGTTTCTATAAATGGTACCATACTGTGTGTAGTCTGCAATAtgctttttcactcagcattgtGTTAGTTCTATTCATTCATGCTGCCTTTAGCTCTAGTTCATTAATCTTTACtgctagttttcagtgtatatggAAAAAACCCACAAGATATCCATCCTCTGGGTGATtggacatttaaattattttcctgtttttacttttaaaacgGTGCTGCTTTAGAGATTCTAGGATATGGCTCTTTGATATGCAAAATAGCTCTGAGATAAGAATTGCTGGATAATAGGGTATGCGCATCTTCATAAACAGATATTGCATTTGCCTAACAATGAGATGGAACATTGTCGTGTGTTTATCGCCTAttcggttttttttttcctttctgtgaatTCATAATTTTGCACATTTTCCTCTAGGGTAGTCTATGATTTTTAGcagttatttatgtttatttatatgctATTCCTTGTTGTAAATAAATTCCTTGTTTTTTCCCAATCTGTGACCTAGTTTTGGCTATTCTATCATGTCTTTTGATCTCAAGTTTTAAATCTTGTtgttaaattgaagtacagttgatttacaatattatattagtttcaggtgcacaacatagtgattcaatatttttataggttatactccatttaaggtTATTGCAaattaatggctatatttccctgtgctgtacaatatatacttgttgcttatttattttatacatagtagtttgtacctcttaatcccattcCCTTATcgtgcccctcccctctcccctcttcacactggtaaccactagtttgttccctatatctgtgagtccgtttctgttttgttatatcattcacttattttattttttagattccacacgtgaGTGATAATACAGAgagtattcgtctttctctgtctgacttatttcactaagcataatacccgctaggtccatccacattgctgcaaatggcagattttcattcttttttatggctgagtaacattacagtgtgtgtgggggggtgtgggtgtgggtgtgtatcacttcttctttatccatttttctgttgatggacacttacactgcttccgtatcttggctattgtaaatagtgctgctgtgaatattggggttcatgtatcttctccagttagtgttttcattttcttctgatatatacccaatagtggaactgctggattatatggtagttctatttttagtttttttgaggggtctccatactgttttccacagtggctgcaccgatttacattcctaccaacag includes the following:
- the ZNF786 gene encoding zinc finger protein 786 isoform X2, which gives rise to MAFDDVALYFLEQEWEILEKWQKEMYQQEMKTNYETLDSLGCISSKPDLITWMEQGRMLLIRDQGHLEKTQMTLGLSGDQGTLRAKEEECHLNGLQEQGFCAPLSKEERKILSDQRAALQHPSLQETEILNKNLDITASNQDKNDPRHKPMGTPDHLEVPPGLRLYSCFVCRKVFQIKRDFVKHKRNHRESQSCQYPKHKNKSRGKAELRWPRPVPCKQQPFRRGAREQSGCVRGSLALHQVARPGPECGRPFRSKAALNKHVCSPKGERPFSCRECGRGFTQQDELAEHLRVHSGRTPFQGPQGGRGPSGEAAARAHERAHRGEKPFSCDDCDRKFTHRSKLTEHVRVHTGEKPFRCPECQRSFRLKSSLRAHLCRHSGRKPFRCPECGRSFCWRNAMKAHQRLHSQEKPFSCGQCGRGFTRPSKLARHRRVHARQTAFPCERCGRTFPRRSGLTRHLQVHTEEKPFSCAQCGRGFRRRAQLAEHRRLHGGAEPFRCPECSRSFSWKASLKLHRRRHAGERPFACGECGKAYAQPSQLAEHARVHSGEKPFRCPECDRGFRLRGNLKSHLLQHSGRKPFPCATCGRSFAQRYRLTEHVRVHSGEKPFRCPECGKSYCLRGSLKAHLHTHSGEKPFGCPECGKSFLQKRSLETHLHRHRGERPFSCAQCGRGFTYLGALNTHIAVHASEQPFSLEVTRLQKQWQLCGGASGSVGSG
- the ZNF786 gene encoding zinc finger protein 786 isoform X1, producing the protein MAEPALLPMAFDDVALYFLEQEWEILEKWQKEMYQQEMKTNYETLDSLGCISSKPDLITWMEQGRMLLIRDQGHLEKTQMTLGLSGDQGTLRAKEEECHLNGLQEQGFCAPLSKEERKILSDQRAALQHPSLQETEILNKNLDITASNQDKNDPRHKPMGTPDHLEVPPGLRLYSCFVCRKVFQIKRDFVKHKRNHRESQSCQYPKHKNKSRGKAELRWPRPVPCKQQPFRRGAREQSGCVRGSLALHQVARPGPECGRPFRSKAALNKHVCSPKGERPFSCRECGRGFTQQDELAEHLRVHSGRTPFQGPQGGRGPSGEAAARAHERAHRGEKPFSCDDCDRKFTHRSKLTEHVRVHTGEKPFRCPECQRSFRLKSSLRAHLCRHSGRKPFRCPECGRSFCWRNAMKAHQRLHSQEKPFSCGQCGRGFTRPSKLARHRRVHARQTAFPCERCGRTFPRRSGLTRHLQVHTEEKPFSCAQCGRGFRRRAQLAEHRRLHGGAEPFRCPECSRSFSWKASLKLHRRRHAGERPFACGECGKAYAQPSQLAEHARVHSGEKPFRCPECDRGFRLRGNLKSHLLQHSGRKPFPCATCGRSFAQRYRLTEHVRVHSGEKPFRCPECGKSYCLRGSLKAHLHTHSGEKPFGCPECGKSFLQKRSLETHLHRHRGERPFSCAQCGRGFTYLGALNTHIAVHASEQPFSLEVTRLQKQWQLCGGASGSVGSG